The following coding sequences lie in one Bifidobacterium sp. ESL0690 genomic window:
- a CDS encoding biotin--acetyl-CoA-carboxylase ligase → MDNETDSPIAQRVKQIEKQYADFAKKVGASKPQMPETAGAVDELMAFATLDSTNILARKMLAEGELGVIDAAGKPRMAAMCADAQTAGHGRLGRQWSDKAGGASFLVTYITALPKRLVTDSHYNGWFTIIAGLAALDALNDALAKCGAKPLDPEHGLELKWPNDIFYNGHKLGGILAELVQLPEGLNRLAVPQSQLSSLLQEQRGDGKITPAASVPNPDNTANSSDTVLQSNDAESFAGNAEENSDDTGKPAVGVMFGIGINLDLAAESLPTPISTSLQLLYAPLPDPPTMRDMVAARLAMALKRRLASLVADPETELPKLLEETRAKCWTLGRQVEAKFTDGSTLAGQAISLNSDASLTIQDAHGAPHVVKTGDVGVLA, encoded by the coding sequence ATGGATAACGAGACTGATTCCCCAATCGCGCAGCGCGTCAAGCAAATCGAAAAGCAATATGCCGATTTCGCCAAGAAGGTCGGAGCAAGCAAGCCACAGATGCCGGAAACCGCTGGAGCCGTGGACGAGTTGATGGCGTTTGCCACGCTCGATTCCACCAATATTCTGGCGCGAAAGATGCTGGCAGAGGGGGAGTTGGGCGTTATTGATGCGGCAGGCAAACCCCGAATGGCTGCGATGTGCGCCGATGCACAGACCGCGGGCCACGGGCGCCTCGGCCGGCAATGGAGCGACAAGGCCGGCGGTGCTTCGTTCCTTGTTACTTATATCACCGCGTTGCCGAAACGTCTGGTGACCGATTCACATTACAATGGCTGGTTCACAATTATCGCCGGGCTTGCCGCGCTTGACGCTTTGAACGACGCTCTGGCAAAGTGCGGTGCCAAGCCGCTTGATCCCGAGCATGGTCTCGAGCTCAAGTGGCCGAACGACATTTTCTACAACGGTCACAAACTTGGAGGCATCTTGGCCGAACTGGTCCAGTTGCCGGAAGGTTTGAACCGTCTGGCAGTACCGCAATCCCAGCTTTCTTCGCTACTTCAGGAACAACGTGGCGACGGAAAGATTACGCCGGCAGCTTCGGTGCCTAATCCCGATAACACCGCCAATTCGTCTGATACTGTTTTGCAAAGCAACGATGCGGAGTCTTTCGCAGGAAATGCTGAAGAAAATTCCGATGACACCGGCAAACCAGCCGTCGGCGTGATGTTCGGTATCGGTATCAACCTCGACCTTGCCGCAGAAAGTCTGCCGACCCCGATTTCCACTTCCCTTCAGTTGCTTTATGCTCCATTGCCTGATCCGCCGACGATGCGCGACATGGTCGCCGCACGCCTGGCCATGGCGTTGAAGCGCCGTCTTGCCTCTCTCGTCGCCGATCCGGAAACCGAACTTCCGAAATTGCTGGAAGAGACGCGAGCCAAATGCTGGACGTTGGGTCGCCAGGTCGAGGCGAAATTCACCGACGGCTCGACGCTCGCCGGCCAGGCCATATCGCTCAATTCCGATGCCTCGCTGACGATTCAGGACGCGCACGGCGCCCCTCACGTCGTCAAAACCGGAGACGTTGGAGTCTTGGCCTGA
- a CDS encoding DUF2207 domain-containing protein codes for MKPLNLKRVLNALLVSFAFTLVFTVFLVAFYALVGSSDDDASSSDAMVYVEQDRNQFLVILGLYTLVALGVVIVTNLAARLPGDIDYFRDTPAMSPACATFLNNIVDPAPEGFSTLDDVAVSSMAATLLALQERNIIAIYPGAVADYAGFDLRRPDDAGLQGRAREVAEAQRSVAAAQVAAGTAAETTNESNTELSSRRARARAHHKRPAPMAGVRGILLWNTPLGPGLRMNRNGQDSRRDVSQKSGLVSTISLLPVAFENPRTSSDLAGLSPSEQAFLEFLKDFSHWQGSTVFDLNQLRAACAAEDEALAEKKSQEEDDNRKLRVSKGLEAPVSLDGLFRGYAPQARFFRRMRDEAKKPKLVDYQMGILLFLLSAAFLAFLIGWRPFTDLWDRHNGYTAIELGALGIFIGIATLFCTQPYALTAEGKRAVIQLLGLKKYLRDFSDFKSRGADAVEVWGQYLVYATALGLSRQTCRQLSVYVYYPAAMEAYNYYNYDYEGMVTGGSSNSGGSETSGAASGKVADSPFFHMTSDLG; via the coding sequence ATGAAGCCGTTGAACCTGAAGCGAGTCCTGAACGCCCTTCTCGTCTCCTTTGCATTCACCTTGGTGTTCACCGTCTTCCTCGTCGCTTTCTACGCTTTAGTGGGAAGTTCTGACGACGACGCGTCGAGCAGCGATGCGATGGTTTACGTTGAACAGGATCGCAACCAGTTCCTTGTGATTCTCGGACTGTATACGCTCGTGGCGCTCGGCGTGGTCATCGTCACGAATCTGGCGGCGCGCCTTCCCGGCGATATCGATTACTTCCGTGACACGCCCGCGATGAGTCCGGCTTGCGCCACGTTCCTCAACAATATCGTCGATCCGGCTCCTGAAGGATTCTCGACACTGGATGATGTCGCGGTGTCGTCCATGGCCGCCACGTTGCTCGCCTTGCAGGAGAGGAACATCATCGCCATCTACCCGGGGGCCGTCGCCGATTACGCGGGTTTTGACCTGCGTCGTCCCGATGACGCCGGTTTGCAGGGTCGCGCACGTGAGGTCGCCGAAGCGCAACGTTCGGTTGCTGCCGCGCAAGTTGCCGCCGGAACCGCAGCCGAGACGACAAACGAAAGCAATACTGAACTATCCTCACGTCGTGCTCGTGCTCGCGCCCATCACAAGCGTCCCGCACCGATGGCCGGCGTGCGGGGCATACTGTTGTGGAACACGCCGCTGGGCCCGGGTCTGCGCATGAATCGCAATGGGCAGGATTCGCGGCGTGATGTCAGCCAGAAGTCGGGCCTCGTGAGCACGATTTCCCTGTTGCCCGTGGCGTTCGAAAATCCGCGGACGTCGAGCGATCTGGCCGGCCTTTCGCCCAGCGAGCAGGCCTTCCTCGAGTTTCTGAAGGATTTTTCGCATTGGCAGGGGAGCACCGTCTTCGATCTGAACCAGCTTCGCGCCGCCTGCGCCGCCGAGGATGAGGCGTTGGCGGAAAAGAAAAGTCAGGAGGAAGACGACAACCGCAAGCTGAGGGTGTCGAAAGGGTTGGAAGCGCCGGTCTCCCTCGATGGCCTGTTCCGCGGTTATGCTCCCCAAGCCCGCTTTTTCCGCCGGATGCGCGATGAAGCGAAGAAGCCGAAGCTGGTCGACTATCAAATGGGTATCCTTCTTTTCCTGCTCTCTGCCGCGTTTCTGGCCTTCTTGATCGGTTGGAGGCCTTTTACGGATTTGTGGGACCGCCATAATGGCTATACCGCGATTGAGTTGGGGGCGTTGGGTATTTTCATCGGTATCGCCACGCTGTTTTGCACGCAGCCCTACGCGTTGACCGCGGAAGGCAAACGTGCAGTGATTCAACTGTTGGGTCTTAAAAAATACCTCCGGGATTTCAGCGATTTCAAATCCCGCGGCGCCGATGCCGTCGAGGTGTGGGGACAGTACCTCGTCTATGCCACCGCGCTTGGGCTGAGCAGGCAGACGTGCCGCCAGCTTTCGGTCTATGTTTATTATCCCGCGGCGATGGAAGCCTACAATTATTACAATTACGATTACGAAGGCATGGTCACCGGCGGGTCCTCGAATTCAGGCGGCTCCGAGACTTCCGGCGCAGCATCCGGCAAGGTGGCGGACAGCCCGTTCTTCCATATGACGTCTGACCTCGGTTGA
- the rplS gene encoding 50S ribosomal protein L19, whose amino-acid sequence MVNAIEAFDAKHMKSSDSIPEFRPGDTVEVNVKIQEGNNSRLQAFTGVVIARSGAGLRETFIVRKVSFGCGVERRFPLHSPSIDSIKVLRHGRVRRAKLYYLRALRGKAARITERQDNSAKA is encoded by the coding sequence ATGGTTAACGCTATTGAGGCATTTGATGCCAAGCACATGAAGTCCTCGGACTCGATTCCGGAGTTCCGTCCCGGCGACACCGTCGAGGTCAACGTCAAGATTCAGGAAGGCAACAACTCCCGTCTTCAGGCGTTCACCGGCGTGGTGATCGCGCGTTCGGGCGCGGGCCTGCGCGAGACGTTCATCGTCCGCAAGGTCAGCTTCGGTTGTGGCGTAGAACGTCGCTTCCCGCTGCACTCCCCGTCGATCGATTCCATCAAGGTACTGCGTCACGGCCGCGTTCGTCGTGCCAAGCTCTACTACCTGCGTGCCCTGCGTGGCAAGGCCGCTCGTATCACCGAGCGTCAGGACAACAGCGCCAAGGCGTGA
- a CDS encoding ribonuclease HII yields the protein MGVKATPEFQSAVTERQSRAVRHFVAPTLDLERELAGQGFDLIVGFDEVGRGALAGPVMVGAAAVWARDLEGLDVPDGVADSKLLTEHKREAMFESLRSWCTASAVGQASNKEIDEWGISYALGIAALRAVNEVERELKIDSGQLRVGAILDGPNDYISKAAGTFDAPAVSILPNVTTKVKADQSCALVSTASVIAKVTRDRLMVALAQGNPNYAPYQWQHNKGYGSAAHRAAIAKYGPTPLHRVSWHLV from the coding sequence ATGGGCGTCAAAGCGACTCCGGAATTTCAAAGCGCGGTTACTGAGAGGCAAAGCCGTGCCGTTCGCCATTTCGTCGCGCCGACTCTGGATTTGGAACGCGAGCTGGCAGGTCAGGGTTTCGATTTGATTGTCGGATTTGACGAAGTGGGGCGTGGTGCGCTCGCCGGGCCGGTGATGGTGGGGGCGGCCGCAGTATGGGCCCGCGATCTGGAAGGGCTCGACGTGCCTGACGGCGTGGCCGATTCCAAACTGCTGACGGAACACAAGCGCGAGGCTATGTTCGAGAGTCTGCGTTCGTGGTGCACGGCCAGTGCGGTCGGGCAGGCCAGCAACAAGGAAATCGACGAGTGGGGTATTTCCTACGCTTTGGGCATCGCGGCCCTGCGCGCGGTCAATGAGGTCGAGCGTGAACTCAAAATCGACTCCGGTCAGCTTCGCGTCGGTGCGATTTTGGATGGACCGAATGACTATATTTCCAAGGCTGCTGGGACGTTTGACGCGCCTGCTGTTTCCATTCTGCCGAACGTGACTACCAAGGTGAAGGCCGACCAGAGCTGCGCGCTCGTTTCCACGGCCTCCGTCATCGCCAAAGTGACGCGAGACCGGCTGATGGTCGCACTGGCGCAAGGCAACCCGAACTACGCGCCTTACCAATGGCAACACAACAAGGGCTACGGATCCGCCGCCCACCGTGCCGCCATCGCCAAGTACGGTCCGACCCCGTTGCATCGCGTCAGCTGGCACTTGGTCTAA
- a CDS encoding LacI family DNA-binding transcriptional regulator, translated as MSAQRNSGKRPSMFEVAKMAGVSHQTVSRVINHSSEVSDATRTRVQHAIDVLGYRPSNSARTLASHRSRTIGLIAGGLNFLGPISAIGAIETIVRRHGLFLMVSMVHEARCTQSEFENLCRTFEEQNVDAFIFLTPTDIMFSAACRTKLPEPRVLITSTHGNLSMSRAGGLMDAEGRGRTALVGIDQWGAMHEVARLIARFGHRSALYFVGPVQWRDAVTRLLGWRKAAKQYHIDSREIQCNSWDSSEAYARMNHELESLGSAGAEKPTVIVTANDAQAIGVTRALHEHGFRIPQDVSVVGFDDMTGVNDMWPPLTTVRPDFEGLGTASMRETLRLLGEGLETTFAANAHGAGLIPAEVIQRHSLGPVPRL; from the coding sequence ATGAGCGCTCAACGCAATTCGGGCAAGCGGCCGTCAATGTTCGAAGTAGCCAAAATGGCGGGGGTCAGCCACCAGACGGTTTCGCGCGTCATCAACCATTCCTCCGAAGTCTCCGATGCGACGCGCACCCGCGTCCAGCATGCCATCGACGTGCTCGGCTATCGCCCCAGCAATTCCGCGAGAACACTGGCTTCTCACCGTTCGCGCACCATCGGGCTGATCGCCGGGGGTCTCAATTTTCTCGGTCCGATTTCGGCGATCGGTGCCATCGAAACCATTGTGCGCCGTCATGGCCTTTTCCTCATGGTCTCCATGGTGCACGAGGCGCGCTGCACGCAAAGCGAGTTCGAGAACCTCTGCCGTACCTTCGAAGAGCAGAACGTCGACGCTTTCATCTTCCTGACCCCGACGGATATCATGTTTTCGGCGGCCTGCCGCACCAAACTTCCCGAGCCGCGCGTCCTGATTACCTCCACACACGGCAATCTTTCGATGAGCCGGGCGGGCGGGCTGATGGATGCCGAAGGCCGCGGTCGCACGGCTTTGGTCGGTATCGATCAGTGGGGTGCGATGCATGAGGTGGCGCGTCTGATTGCCCGGTTCGGTCACCGTTCCGCGCTTTATTTCGTCGGTCCGGTGCAATGGCGCGATGCCGTGACTCGTTTGCTCGGTTGGCGCAAAGCGGCCAAGCAATATCACATCGACTCGCGCGAGATACAGTGCAATTCCTGGGATTCCTCCGAGGCCTACGCGCGTATGAACCACGAGTTGGAAAGTCTCGGTTCGGCCGGAGCGGAGAAGCCCACCGTCATCGTCACCGCCAACGATGCACAGGCAATCGGCGTGACCCGTGCCCTGCATGAGCACGGTTTTCGCATTCCGCAGGACGTCAGCGTGGTCGGTTTCGACGATATGACCGGTGTCAACGATATGTGGCCGCCGCTGACGACGGTGCGTCCCGATTTCGAGGGGCTTGGCACAGCTTCGATGCGCGAGACCTTGCGGTTGCTCGGAGAGGGGCTCGAGACCACGTTCGCAGCCAACGCTCACGGTGCCGGCCTTATTCCCGCCGAAGTCATCCAACGCCATTCGTTGGGTCCGGTTCCGCGGCTTTAA
- a CDS encoding ABC transporter permease subunit has product MTNFSFNFNRAPATSDAGRDTSFTKRVVSDCVVAVGILAIFGLIAWVLPAINAPVGPKGIPSTVSTDPRNLPYYALRSVFRMTIALFFSLVFTFVYGLAAARSRRLGKVLIPLLDILQSVPILGFLSATVTIWLALFPGSMMGVEAASIFAIFTSQAWNMTFSFYRSLKSEPKELDEAARNLRLSHWQRFWVLDVPNSMIPLLWNMMMSVGGGWFFLTASEMISVNNKTYALPGIGSYVEAAAAEENPGKIGWAILTMVIVVLAIDVLVWKPLTAWAEKFRITQSESSEPKRSAVLTLIRQSHIDDFVARIFRPVGEFLNWITRPLGQTGSKWGAKPGRRRAGDVVFGVIVGVAVIAGAAELIVTIMKTTGLGELGTAFGLGGITFLRVALLTVVCSVIWVPLGAIIGMNPKISRLVQPLVQVLASFPANFIFPFVVMVFVACGVDINWGSILLMALGTQWYILFNVIAGASAIPDDLIEMTKNFHITGWMKWKTLILPAVFGSWVTGGITAAGGAWNASIVSEIVSYGRHTLVAKGLGSYIAEATAHAEGMKTIIGVAVMAIFVVAVNRLFWNPLQRLADRRFVVG; this is encoded by the coding sequence ATGACCAACTTCTCCTTCAACTTCAACCGCGCACCGGCGACATCGGACGCCGGCCGGGACACCAGCTTCACCAAGCGCGTGGTCTCGGACTGCGTGGTGGCCGTCGGCATCCTCGCCATCTTCGGCCTGATCGCCTGGGTTCTGCCCGCCATCAACGCGCCGGTGGGGCCGAAAGGCATCCCCTCCACCGTCTCCACCGACCCGCGCAACCTGCCTTACTACGCGCTGCGCTCGGTCTTCCGCATGACCATAGCGCTGTTCTTCTCGCTGGTGTTCACCTTCGTCTACGGACTGGCCGCGGCACGCTCGCGCAGGCTCGGCAAGGTGCTCATCCCGCTACTCGACATCCTGCAGTCTGTACCGATTTTGGGCTTCCTTTCGGCGACCGTGACCATCTGGCTCGCACTTTTCCCCGGCTCTATGATGGGCGTCGAGGCCGCCTCGATTTTCGCCATCTTCACCTCGCAGGCATGGAACATGACCTTCTCGTTCTACCGGTCGCTCAAAAGCGAACCCAAGGAGCTCGACGAGGCGGCACGCAACCTACGGCTTTCGCACTGGCAGCGCTTCTGGGTGCTCGACGTGCCGAACTCCATGATTCCGCTCTTGTGGAACATGATGATGAGCGTCGGCGGCGGCTGGTTCTTCCTGACCGCCTCCGAGATGATTTCCGTCAACAACAAGACGTACGCACTGCCCGGCATCGGCAGCTACGTCGAAGCTGCGGCCGCGGAGGAAAATCCCGGCAAAATCGGCTGGGCCATCCTGACCATGGTCATCGTCGTGCTCGCCATCGATGTGTTGGTTTGGAAGCCGTTAACCGCATGGGCCGAAAAGTTCCGCATCACGCAAAGCGAGTCCTCGGAACCCAAGCGCAGCGCGGTCTTGACGCTGATTCGCCAGTCACATATCGATGATTTCGTCGCCCGCATCTTCCGGCCCGTTGGCGAATTCCTCAACTGGATCACCCGTCCGCTCGGCCAAACCGGTTCGAAGTGGGGCGCCAAGCCCGGCCGTCGCCGCGCCGGTGATGTCGTTTTCGGTGTCATCGTAGGCGTTGCCGTCATCGCCGGAGCCGCAGAACTCATTGTCACCATCATGAAGACCACCGGCCTGGGCGAACTCGGCACGGCCTTCGGTCTCGGTGGCATCACCTTCCTCCGTGTGGCATTGCTGACCGTGGTCTGCTCGGTAATCTGGGTGCCGCTCGGCGCCATCATCGGCATGAACCCGAAGATCTCACGCCTCGTCCAGCCACTGGTGCAGGTGCTGGCAAGCTTCCCGGCCAACTTCATCTTCCCGTTCGTGGTCATGGTCTTCGTCGCCTGCGGCGTCGACATCAACTGGGGCTCAATCCTCCTGATGGCGCTGGGAACGCAATGGTACATCCTCTTCAACGTCATCGCCGGCGCATCCGCCATCCCCGACGACCTCATCGAAATGACCAAGAACTTCCACATCACCGGATGGATGAAATGGAAGACGCTCATCCTACCGGCAGTCTTCGGCTCCTGGGTCACCGGCGGCATCACCGCTGCGGGCGGGGCATGGAACGCTTCCATCGTTTCGGAAATCGTCAGCTACGGACGGCATACACTCGTCGCCAAAGGCCTCGGTTCATATATCGCCGAAGCCACCGCGCATGCTGAGGGCATGAAGACCATCATCGGCGTGGCCGTCATGGCCATCTTCGTGGTCGCCGTCAACCGTCTCTTCTGGAACCCGCTGCAACGTCTCGCCGACCGTCGTTTCGTCGTCGGATGA
- the lepB gene encoding signal peptidase I: MVGDDTRDDERRETDSHIIEVADYGVSQEPKPRNLYANPEHADPESQGYTFHDLLSFVVPFAVFVLVLVLLRVFVIGVYEIPSGSMEDTIQIGDRLVTNRLARPMNKLKRGDVIVFKDPAHWLAGTDNHGSDDLIKRLIGMPGDVVACKGSGSPVTVNGVAIDETSYIKPGTEPSNFAFKTKVTAGNVFVMGDNRANSADSRYHADDGNGGLVPMANISGVAMFTFWPFSHFKAIKSYREVFSAVPGVPKS; this comes from the coding sequence ATGGTGGGAGACGATACGCGCGACGATGAACGGCGCGAGACGGATTCGCATATCATCGAGGTCGCGGATTACGGGGTAAGCCAAGAGCCCAAGCCGCGCAATCTCTACGCCAATCCGGAACATGCCGACCCGGAATCACAAGGCTATACATTCCATGATCTTTTGAGCTTTGTGGTGCCGTTTGCGGTGTTTGTGCTGGTCTTGGTGCTGCTGCGGGTATTTGTCATCGGCGTTTACGAGATTCCTTCCGGCTCCATGGAAGACACCATCCAAATCGGCGATCGCCTGGTCACCAATCGTCTCGCTCGGCCGATGAACAAACTCAAGCGTGGCGACGTCATCGTTTTCAAGGATCCGGCGCACTGGCTTGCCGGCACCGACAACCACGGCTCCGACGACCTCATCAAACGGCTGATCGGCATGCCCGGTGACGTGGTGGCATGCAAAGGCAGCGGTTCCCCGGTCACCGTCAACGGCGTGGCGATCGACGAGACCTCGTATATCAAGCCCGGCACCGAGCCGAGCAATTTCGCGTTCAAGACCAAGGTGACTGCCGGCAACGTTTTCGTGATGGGTGATAACCGTGCCAATTCGGCCGATTCGCGCTACCATGCCGACGACGGCAATGGCGGGCTGGTGCCGATGGCCAACATCAGCGGGGTTGCGATGTTCACTTTTTGGCCGTTCAGCCATTTCAAGGCTATCAAGTCGTATCGCGAGGTTTTCTCCGCCGTCCCGGGTGTGCCGAAATCGTAG
- a CDS encoding helix-turn-helix domain-containing protein — translation MSMHDNDNKGMESAQQADFLSLAEGAADIAHQEKTSDQRLADGENQTRRITVIADTHDNKKDAEQTKIFEKLGSQENLESIAFECLANGIHDKRVVSLLHVLGWPETFSCFAIGGAAALTFETAKSIIVKGAHDLGSQFCLVGRSNGLTISLVVVQSAATPEVTCTAVMKAFDAQQPMCLGPTRRNVTGAARTLGAVLSAFHVIPAIHPLPRPARAADMLPERALVGDIDAIDELYQTVYQSLKSENENDPTLQTVSAFLTYGGSLDATGKALNVHPNTVRYRIKRAADATGWDANDPRDAYVLRTAITIGAIRDAESHLNS, via the coding sequence ATGAGCATGCACGACAACGACAACAAAGGCATGGAATCGGCACAGCAGGCCGATTTTCTGAGCCTTGCCGAAGGGGCGGCCGATATCGCGCACCAAGAAAAAACAAGTGATCAAAGACTTGCCGATGGCGAAAACCAGACACGGCGCATCACCGTCATCGCCGATACACACGACAACAAAAAAGACGCCGAACAGACGAAAATCTTCGAAAAACTAGGCAGCCAAGAAAACCTTGAGTCCATCGCCTTCGAGTGTCTGGCCAATGGGATCCACGACAAACGCGTCGTTTCGCTGCTGCACGTGCTGGGCTGGCCGGAAACATTCAGCTGCTTCGCCATCGGGGGCGCTGCTGCACTCACTTTTGAAACGGCGAAATCCATCATCGTCAAAGGCGCCCACGACCTCGGCAGCCAATTTTGCCTGGTCGGGCGCAGCAACGGATTGACGATCAGCCTTGTCGTGGTCCAAAGCGCGGCAACGCCGGAAGTAACTTGCACAGCGGTGATGAAGGCGTTCGACGCGCAACAACCCATGTGCCTCGGGCCTACTCGGCGCAACGTAACCGGAGCCGCGCGGACATTGGGCGCTGTGCTTTCCGCGTTCCATGTGATTCCGGCGATTCACCCGCTGCCCAGGCCTGCCAGAGCGGCGGACATGCTGCCCGAACGCGCGCTGGTCGGCGACATCGATGCCATCGATGAGCTTTATCAGACCGTCTATCAGAGCCTCAAAAGCGAGAACGAAAACGACCCGACACTTCAGACCGTTTCCGCGTTCCTCACCTACGGCGGATCGCTCGATGCCACGGGCAAAGCCTTGAACGTGCATCCGAACACCGTGCGCTACCGCATCAAGCGCGCCGCCGATGCCACCGGCTGGGACGCCAATGACCCGCGCGATGCCTACGTGCTGCGCACCGCCATCACCATCGGCGCCATCCGCGACGCCGAAAGCCACCTTAACTCCTGA
- a CDS encoding biotin carboxylase N-terminal domain-containing protein: MVKNVNKLLVANRGEIALRVIRTAHEMGIPTVAIYAEQDRDAQYVEMADEAYLLHGDSYRSYMDEDLIIDVLHRSGADAVHPGYGYLSEIASFADKVIKAGATWIGPSPTALTDLGDKITARRVAKRAHVPPVPGLSEPVSNMRELLTFAQINGYPVMMKRTDGGGGKGITLIHNDDELRSFYMNHDALEGGDLNEYFVELFIDRARHVETQSGRDSHGNFTVYSTRDCTVQRRNQKLIEEAPAPFLTDDEREQLERYSRSLFSAVDYVGLGTCEFMVTEQHKVYFLEVNPRLQVEHTVSEQVSGLDLVREQINIANGEELTKAPQSHGHAFELRITSEDPDKNLTPSGGTLTRLDWPSGPGIRIDSGVKVGDVVSPKFDSMMGKLVVTAQDRPTAVARVRRALKEFKLEGVPTPKTLFETIFNDPEFTAEDHPFSVYTKWLERKYLNRKPNTAGSGQPASLSGGEEKPKKQETDSFVIEVDNKRVKLTVPRDIVDNLTGSARARGSRRPTQPLRGSSSGAVEERAKVNDGKSGVIDSPMQAIVTRVNVAEGQNVNKGDLLAVLESMKMENYVYAPVNGTVQKIFVGPSDSVDAGTTLMKIDVDGAASREKSGANDASDNTDNAGNDGNKPADTASAAGAAPPTSAADTEKEGER; encoded by the coding sequence ATGGTCAAAAATGTCAATAAACTGCTGGTGGCGAACCGCGGCGAAATCGCGTTGAGGGTCATCCGCACGGCCCACGAAATGGGAATTCCGACCGTAGCGATTTACGCCGAGCAGGATAGAGATGCGCAATATGTGGAGATGGCCGACGAAGCCTATCTGCTGCATGGAGATTCCTACCGTTCCTACATGGACGAGGACTTGATTATCGACGTGCTGCACCGCAGCGGCGCGGACGCGGTTCACCCGGGATACGGCTATCTTTCCGAAATCGCTTCGTTCGCCGACAAGGTCATCAAAGCCGGCGCGACGTGGATTGGCCCGAGCCCGACGGCGCTGACCGACCTCGGCGACAAGATCACCGCCCGCCGTGTGGCCAAGCGCGCCCACGTTCCGCCGGTCCCGGGACTTTCCGAGCCGGTCAGCAACATGCGTGAGCTCCTGACCTTCGCTCAGATCAACGGTTACCCGGTGATGATGAAACGCACCGACGGCGGTGGCGGCAAGGGCATCACCCTGATCCACAACGACGACGAGCTGCGCAGTTTCTATATGAACCACGATGCGCTCGAAGGCGGCGACCTCAACGAATACTTCGTCGAGCTGTTCATCGACAGGGCGCGTCACGTCGAAACTCAGTCCGGCCGAGACAGCCACGGCAATTTCACTGTCTACTCCACGCGCGATTGCACCGTGCAGCGCCGCAACCAGAAGCTCATCGAGGAGGCTCCGGCCCCGTTCCTTACCGACGACGAGCGAGAACAGCTTGAGCGCTACTCCCGCAGCCTCTTTAGCGCCGTCGATTATGTCGGCCTGGGCACCTGCGAGTTCATGGTTACCGAGCAGCACAAGGTCTACTTCCTTGAGGTCAACCCGCGTCTGCAGGTCGAACACACGGTTTCCGAGCAGGTCTCCGGTCTTGATTTGGTGCGCGAGCAGATCAATATCGCCAACGGAGAGGAATTGACCAAGGCCCCGCAAAGTCATGGCCACGCCTTCGAGCTGCGTATCACCAGCGAGGATCCCGATAAGAACCTCACCCCGAGCGGCGGAACGCTGACGCGCCTTGATTGGCCCAGCGGCCCCGGCATCCGCATCGATTCCGGCGTGAAGGTCGGCGACGTGGTCTCTCCGAAGTTCGATTCGATGATGGGCAAGCTTGTTGTCACCGCGCAGGATCGGCCCACCGCCGTTGCCCGCGTGCGTCGTGCGCTCAAAGAGTTCAAGCTGGAAGGCGTGCCTACGCCGAAAACGCTGTTCGAGACGATTTTCAACGACCCGGAATTTACGGCTGAGGACCATCCCTTCTCCGTGTATACCAAGTGGCTTGAGCGCAAGTACTTGAACCGCAAGCCGAATACCGCTGGCAGTGGCCAGCCCGCCTCGCTTTCAGGCGGCGAAGAAAAGCCAAAGAAGCAGGAAACCGATTCCTTCGTCATCGAGGTCGATAACAAGCGTGTCAAACTCACCGTTCCGCGCGACATCGTCGACAACCTCACCGGTTCGGCCCGTGCCCGCGGTTCGCGCCGACCGACCCAGCCGCTGCGTGGTTCTTCCTCGGGAGCTGTCGAAGAGCGTGCGAAAGTCAATGACGGCAAGTCCGGTGTTATCGATTCCCCGATGCAGGCCATCGTCACCCGCGTCAATGTCGCCGAAGGGCAGAACGTCAACAAGGGCGACCTGCTGGCCGTGCTTGAGAGCATGAAAATGGAGAATTACGTCTACGCGCCTGTCAATGGCACCGTGCAGAAGATTTTCGTTGGCCCGTCCGATTCCGTGGATGCCGGAACAACATTGATGAAGATTGACGTGGACGGAGCTGCGAGCCGCGAGAAGTCCGGTGCGAATGACGCTTCGGATAATACGGATAACGCTGGTAACGACGGTAATAAGCCAGCCGATACCGCTTCTGCCGCAGGCGCCGCGCCTCCAACATCAGCCGCTGACACCGAGAAGGAAGGGGAGCGCTGA